Proteins co-encoded in one Bacillota bacterium genomic window:
- a CDS encoding Rrf2 family transcriptional regulator produces the protein MAITKKAEYAIAALADLASRKPEGFESSRDIATRQGIPPKLIAQILALMSKGGILEGARGPLGGVRLIRDPSTISLREVIELVEGPLGITKCLVQRGECRKQGSCPLQGIWAEAQERMVEVLEGRTIQDLADAQSSMASKSRPQR, from the coding sequence TTGGCTATAACCAAGAAGGCGGAATACGCCATAGCCGCCCTGGCGGACCTGGCCTCCAGGAAGCCGGAGGGCTTCGAGTCCTCCAGGGACATCGCCACCAGGCAAGGCATACCGCCCAAACTCATAGCGCAGATCCTGGCACTCATGAGCAAGGGGGGCATCCTGGAGGGTGCCAGGGGACCCCTGGGCGGCGTGCGGCTAATACGTGACCCGTCCACCATCAGCCTCAGGGAGGTTATCGAGCTAGTGGAGGGGCCCCTCGGGATAACCAAGTGCCTGGTGCAGCGTGGGGAGTGCCGGAAACAGGGATCCTGCCCGCTCCAGGGCATCTGGGCCGAGGCTCAGGAGCGAATGGTGGAGGTCCTTGAAGGAAGGACCATCCAGGACCTGGCAGACGCCCAGAGTTCCATGGCCTCAAAAAGCCGGCCACAAAGATAG
- the spo0A gene encoding sporulation transcription factor Spo0A, which translates to MSAIRVLLADDNYEFCGVLLEHWETQEDMELVGVAHNGPETVELLHKTHPDVLVLDVIMPQLDGIGVLEEMEASGIEPRPRVIVLTAFGQEKVTREAARLGADYFVLKPFDLGVLSNRIRQLADSKPRPRIAGNRTKSLDQEVTSIIHEVGIPAHIKGYFYLRDAILLVAQRMELLGGITKELYPAVAQAHHTTPSRVERAIRHAIEVAWNRGNIDVINGIFGHTVNKDKGKPTNSEFIAMLADKIRMEMKVS; encoded by the coding sequence ATGTCTGCCATCAGGGTTCTCCTTGCTGACGACAACTATGAGTTCTGTGGCGTATTACTGGAGCACTGGGAGACTCAAGAGGATATGGAACTGGTGGGTGTGGCTCACAACGGCCCGGAAACGGTCGAACTCCTCCACAAGACTCATCCTGATGTGCTCGTTCTGGATGTGATAATGCCGCAGCTTGATGGAATAGGCGTACTTGAGGAGATGGAAGCCTCTGGTATTGAACCAAGGCCAAGGGTGATCGTTTTGACCGCCTTCGGCCAGGAGAAGGTTACGCGAGAGGCGGCCCGGCTGGGTGCGGACTACTTCGTGCTGAAACCCTTCGACCTAGGCGTGCTCAGCAATCGTATCAGGCAGCTGGCCGACAGCAAGCCCCGGCCCAGGATAGCGGGGAACCGCACCAAGAGCCTGGACCAGGAGGTCACTAGCATAATCCACGAGGTTGGCATCCCAGCCCATATCAAGGGCTACTTCTACCTCAGAGACGCCATCTTGCTTGTGGCGCAGCGCATGGAACTCCTGGGAGGCATCACCAAGGAACTCTACCCGGCTGTTGCTCAGGCACACCATACAACACCCAGCCGCGTGGAGAGGGCCATACGTCACGCCATAGAGGTGGCCTGGAACCGCGGGAACATCGATGTGATAAATGGCATATTCGGGCACACGGTCAACAAGGACAAGGGAAAGCCAACGAATTCAGAGTTCATAGCCATGCTGGCGGACAAGATCAGGATGGAGATGAAGGTGTCCTGA
- a CDS encoding glycosyltransferase produces the protein MRVRVIIPARNEAGTIGATVRAAKDIPQVTGVVVVDDGSSDSTGQEARLAGAEVRRAPRRLGKGGALSLGLRDLTEDAVLLIDGDLGTEARGAGAILEPLVAGEADMCVGQVRGLGPGGLGVARGIASWGLRLLTGKTLAFPLSGQRALTKELVTAVTPLSRGFGVEVGLTVDAIRRGFRVVEVPTPIRHRNTGRDLPGFRHRAGQCWDIILVFASRGLLRWFKP, from the coding sequence GTGAGAGTGAGGGTGATCATTCCCGCCCGCAACGAGGCGGGTACAATAGGGGCCACAGTGAGGGCCGCCAAGGATATCCCGCAGGTAACCGGCGTTGTGGTGGTGGACGATGGCTCATCTGACTCTACCGGCCAGGAGGCACGGCTGGCGGGCGCGGAGGTAAGGAGGGCCCCCAGGCGGCTGGGAAAGGGCGGGGCCCTGAGCCTGGGGTTGCGTGACCTCACAGAGGACGCCGTTCTTCTCATCGATGGTGACCTGGGCACTGAGGCAAGGGGGGCAGGGGCCATCCTGGAGCCGCTGGTGGCGGGGGAGGCTGACATGTGCGTGGGCCAGGTTAGAGGGCTGGGTCCAGGCGGCCTGGGTGTTGCCCGGGGCATCGCCTCCTGGGGCCTCAGGCTGCTCACCGGCAAGACCCTGGCGTTCCCTCTGTCTGGCCAAAGGGCCCTGACAAAGGAGTTGGTGACGGCAGTGACCCCCTTGTCCCGGGGGTTCGGCGTGGAGGTGGGCCTCACAGTGGATGCTATAAGGCGGGGCTTCCGGGTGGTTGAGGTGCCCACGCCCATAAGGCACCGCAACACCGGCAGGGACCTGCCGGGTTTCCGCCACCGGGCAGGCCAGTGCTGGGACATCATCCTAGTGTTCGCCTCCAGGGGGCTTCTCCGGTGGTTCAAGCCTTGA
- a CDS encoding NGG1p interacting factor NIF3 gives MAAEIRVSDVIEALDAVTGGRVVTGTEALFSGKNPFVVCKTSHIPGKAVVETPGLVYGNPDQLVRRIAMVMTLTESGIELAGSIGIDLLIAHHPVADAANSGGVPLKTYLDLYNLSVIELHEAFHGLHPGIPYLHGHKPFRVDVAYGGLPGNIVFVGKALEEVATVRDLVDRLIHFMGGEEERELLDAERQVRGCQEIQEASVAAGPQVVTGHPESTVGTILHIFPHTGFSPEHLEKAISEHPEIDTIIASISRVGPGHPLAVKAKELGRNFLVGNTHAIEIYENWLPLSEALSTLFPSLEIVLFRERVSAIPLDRVRNEAIRRYAREMAGNYLLPRARERR, from the coding sequence GTGGCTGCAGAGATCAGAGTCTCCGATGTGATCGAGGCGCTGGATGCCGTGACGGGAGGGCGTGTGGTAACCGGAACAGAGGCCCTCTTTTCCGGCAAGAACCCCTTTGTGGTGTGTAAAACCTCTCACATACCCGGCAAGGCCGTGGTGGAGACGCCCGGACTGGTTTATGGTAATCCCGATCAGCTGGTGAGGCGCATTGCCATGGTAATGACTCTCACGGAAAGTGGGATCGAACTGGCAGGTTCCATAGGAATTGACCTACTGATCGCCCACCATCCCGTGGCCGATGCGGCCAACTCCGGTGGCGTACCACTGAAAACCTATCTTGATCTCTATAATCTTTCGGTTATCGAGCTTCACGAGGCTTTCCATGGCCTCCATCCCGGCATCCCTTACCTTCATGGCCACAAGCCTTTCCGAGTCGACGTGGCCTACGGAGGCCTGCCCGGCAACATAGTCTTCGTAGGCAAGGCCTTGGAGGAAGTAGCGACGGTTAGAGACCTCGTGGACAGGCTCATCCATTTTATGGGAGGCGAAGAGGAAAGGGAACTACTTGACGCCGAACGCCAGGTGCGAGGATGCCAGGAGATCCAGGAGGCATCGGTGGCTGCCGGCCCCCAGGTAGTGACGGGACACCCCGAAAGCACCGTGGGCACCATACTCCACATCTTTCCCCATACCGGTTTCAGCCCTGAACACCTGGAAAAAGCAATTTCGGAGCACCCGGAGATCGACACGATCATAGCCAGCATTTCGCGGGTGGGGCCTGGGCACCCCCTGGCGGTCAAAGCCAAGGAGCTGGGACGGAATTTCCTCGTGGGCAACACCCATGCCATCGAGATCTACGAGAACTGGCTTCCACTCTCTGAAGCCCTGTCGACGCTCTTTCCCTCTTTAGAGATAGTCCTTTTCAGGGAAAGGGTGTCGGCGATACCCTTGGACCGCGTCAGGAACGAAGCGATAAGAAGGTACGCCCGGGAAATGGCCGGGAACTATCTCCTTCCCAGGGCCCGCGAAAGGAGGTGA
- a CDS encoding thiamine pyrophosphate-dependent enzyme, translated as MDKVFSRPRSIKDTLMHYCPGCTHGIVHRLIAEAVEDMGLEDTTIGIAPVGCAVFAYNYLDFDFIQAAHGRAPAVATGVKRVLPEHTVFTYQGDGDLAAIGTAEIVHAAMRGENITVIFVNNAIYGMTGGQMAPTTLVGQRSTTCQKGREAKVSGYPIRVSEMLSQLDGACYIERVACDTPAHVRAAGKAIRKAFSAQVEERGFSMVEVVATCSTNWGMNPQEALVWLKENMLPAYPLGVYKSWKDAGS; from the coding sequence ATGGATAAGGTGTTCTCAAGGCCCCGCTCCATCAAGGACACGCTCATGCACTACTGCCCAGGGTGTACCCACGGGATAGTGCACAGGCTCATCGCAGAGGCCGTTGAGGATATGGGCCTGGAGGATACGACCATCGGCATAGCGCCGGTGGGCTGCGCGGTGTTTGCCTACAACTACCTGGATTTCGACTTCATACAGGCTGCCCACGGCAGGGCGCCAGCGGTCGCCACAGGGGTGAAGCGGGTCCTGCCGGAGCACACGGTCTTCACCTACCAGGGCGACGGGGATCTGGCTGCCATAGGCACGGCGGAGATAGTGCACGCGGCCATGAGGGGCGAGAACATCACCGTGATATTCGTCAACAACGCCATCTATGGCATGACAGGGGGGCAGATGGCTCCCACCACCCTGGTGGGCCAGAGGAGCACCACCTGCCAGAAGGGACGAGAGGCTAAGGTGTCAGGATACCCTATAAGGGTGTCCGAAATGCTCTCCCAGCTGGATGGCGCGTGCTACATAGAGAGGGTTGCCTGCGACACCCCAGCCCACGTAAGAGCCGCCGGCAAGGCCATCCGCAAGGCCTTCAGCGCCCAGGTGGAGGAGCGGGGCTTTTCTATGGTGGAGGTGGTCGCCACCTGCTCCACCAACTGGGGCATGAACCCGCAGGAGGCCCTGGTGTGGCTCAAGGAGAACATGCTCCCCGCCTACCCCTTGGGGGTTTACAAGTCTTGGAAGGATGCTGGCTCATGA
- a CDS encoding 3-methyl-2-oxobutanoate dehydrogenase subunit VorB, whose product MADVTLAVGNEAIAEAAIRAGCRYFFGYPITPQNELPEYMSKRLPEVGGVFVQAESEVAAINMVFGASAAGGRVMTSSSSPGVSLKQEGISYMVGAELPCVIVNMMRAGPGLGGIQPAQSDYYQATRGGGHGDYRCLVYAPASVQEMVDLTGLSFQKADEYRNPVIILGDGMLGQMMEPVQFPEMVQGPFPEKPWATTGRKGGPQRVVTSINLQPDELYQHNLKLQAKYDDMKNRETRSEVWGPRDAEIYVVAYGTMARICQAAVGRAREEGIPCGLVRPITLWPFPDKILEGLPCARAFLAVEMSMGQMVDDVRLAVCGKAPVHFFGRAGGVVPKPGEILEEIRKVARSLEGGGLDG is encoded by the coding sequence GTGGCCGATGTTACCCTGGCCGTCGGAAACGAGGCCATCGCCGAGGCTGCCATCAGGGCGGGATGCCGCTACTTCTTTGGCTATCCCATCACACCCCAGAACGAGCTACCTGAGTACATGTCCAAGAGGCTGCCCGAGGTCGGAGGGGTGTTTGTTCAAGCGGAAAGCGAAGTGGCCGCCATTAACATGGTGTTTGGCGCCTCCGCCGCAGGAGGGAGGGTGATGACCTCATCCTCAAGCCCCGGTGTGAGCCTAAAGCAGGAGGGCATTTCCTACATGGTGGGGGCGGAGCTGCCCTGCGTAATCGTCAACATGATGAGGGCAGGCCCCGGGCTCGGAGGGATCCAGCCGGCCCAGTCCGACTACTACCAGGCTACAAGGGGTGGTGGTCACGGGGACTACCGCTGCCTGGTGTATGCGCCTGCCTCGGTCCAGGAGATGGTGGACCTCACGGGCCTTAGCTTCCAGAAGGCGGACGAGTACCGTAACCCCGTGATTATCCTGGGCGATGGTATGCTGGGCCAGATGATGGAGCCGGTGCAGTTCCCTGAGATGGTCCAGGGGCCCTTCCCTGAGAAGCCCTGGGCGACCACGGGCCGCAAGGGCGGCCCGCAGAGGGTCGTCACATCCATCAATCTCCAGCCCGACGAACTGTACCAGCATAATCTCAAGCTACAGGCTAAATACGACGATATGAAGAACAGGGAGACACGCTCGGAGGTCTGGGGCCCCCGCGACGCGGAGATCTATGTGGTGGCCTACGGTACGATGGCCCGCATATGCCAGGCAGCCGTGGGGAGGGCCCGGGAGGAAGGGATCCCCTGCGGTCTGGTGAGGCCCATCACACTGTGGCCCTTCCCTGATAAGATCCTGGAGGGTCTCCCATGTGCCCGGGCGTTCCTGGCGGTGGAGATGAGCATGGGCCAGATGGTAGATGATGTCCGGCTGGCCGTATGTGGGAAGGCCCCTGTTCACTTCTTCGGGAGGGCCGGCGGCGTGGTCCCGAAGCCCGGCGAGATCCTGGAGGAGATCAGGAAGGTCGCCAGGTCGCTGGAAGGGGGCGGGCTGGATGGATAA
- the steA gene encoding putative cytokinetic ring protein SteA, whose product MTRVSGAARVDRSTKRLLERLKPGEIAVVDHPDIDELAAEALVRARALAVLDCGEAATGRYPARGPGRLLNGGLVVVDRLGPGFLERVKDGDWLEVRGSAVFRGRQFLGRGRLLDDHLLRGILDQSAKSMPEHLDRFFRNTLERAEAEIRAVLDGPPEIALRTPIRGRQVLVVVRGRAYREDLRAILPYVREEKPVLLAVDGGADALMEHGLGPQVILGDMDSVSDMALRSGAELIVHAYTDGCAPGLGRLRAMGLEAQCLPCPGTSEDAALLLAYQQGARLIVVVGAHSDFLDFQEKGRRGMGSTLLVRMKVGPILVDAKGVSQLYQGRVKGRHLLEMVLAAALPLAALGASAPAFQNLVRLVLLRARLTLGF is encoded by the coding sequence ATGACGCGGGTTTCTGGAGCTGCCAGGGTGGATCGCAGCACCAAGAGGCTTCTGGAGAGGCTGAAGCCAGGAGAGATCGCTGTTGTGGACCACCCCGACATAGATGAGCTGGCTGCGGAGGCCCTGGTGAGGGCAAGGGCTTTGGCGGTGCTCGACTGTGGGGAGGCAGCCACGGGGCGATACCCTGCCCGGGGTCCTGGCCGGCTCCTGAACGGGGGCCTGGTTGTAGTAGATCGCCTGGGCCCGGGGTTTCTCGAGAGGGTCAAGGATGGCGACTGGCTTGAGGTCCGGGGCTCCGCGGTATTCCGGGGACGGCAGTTCCTTGGACGGGGCCGTCTCCTGGATGACCACCTGTTGCGGGGGATCCTTGACCAATCCGCCAAGTCCATGCCTGAACACCTGGACAGGTTCTTCAGGAACACCCTGGAGAGGGCGGAGGCCGAGATCCGGGCAGTCCTGGACGGCCCGCCCGAGATCGCGCTGCGCACCCCGATCCGGGGCAGGCAGGTGCTGGTTGTGGTCAGGGGCCGTGCCTACCGGGAGGACCTGAGGGCGATCCTCCCCTATGTCAGGGAGGAAAAACCGGTTCTCCTTGCTGTAGACGGTGGCGCAGATGCCTTGATGGAACATGGCTTGGGGCCCCAGGTAATCCTGGGCGACATGGACAGCGTAAGTGATATGGCCCTGAGGTCGGGGGCGGAGCTCATCGTCCACGCCTATACGGATGGCTGCGCTCCAGGGCTGGGCCGCCTCAGGGCCATGGGACTGGAGGCGCAGTGCCTGCCCTGCCCGGGAACCAGTGAGGACGCTGCGCTGCTCCTTGCCTACCAGCAGGGAGCCAGGCTAATCGTGGTGGTGGGAGCCCACTCGGACTTCCTGGACTTCCAGGAGAAGGGGAGACGGGGTATGGGGAGCACCCTTCTGGTCCGGATGAAGGTGGGGCCTATCCTGGTTGACGCCAAGGGCGTAAGCCAGCTCTACCAGGGCCGGGTTAAGGGACGGCACCTCCTAGAGATGGTGCTGGCCGCGGCTCTCCCCTTGGCCGCCCTGGGGGCATCGGCCCCCGCCTTTCAGAACCTGGTGAGGCTGGTGTTACTCAGGGCCAGGCTCACCTTGGGCTTCTAG
- a CDS encoding ferredoxin family protein — protein sequence MSDRQVVFDEERCKACGLCVDVCPRKIIYLSDRLNRQGYHPATVSEQDKCTSCALCARMCPDVAIEVYKPGRS from the coding sequence TTGAGTGACAGGCAGGTTGTATTTGATGAAGAGCGCTGCAAGGCATGCGGCCTGTGCGTTGATGTATGTCCCAGGAAGATCATCTATCTCTCGGATCGCCTCAACAGGCAAGGCTATCACCCGGCCACCGTATCTGAACAGGACAAGTGCACGTCGTGCGCGCTGTGTGCCCGGATGTGCCCGGACGTGGCCATCGAGGTCTACAAACCGGGCCGTTCCTGA
- a CDS encoding copper transporter, protein MSVDPRFYALSLTAVFLALGIGLLIGTALPGGEGLDRQQEQIVEELEQSFRDLRSTTLAQSREMDRMSRALEAQEALGQAVLETLVSGALEGQRILILEVGHRAPEAISRALQAAGASVSAQAVLEAENSLNVRDLGELVESLANPSRRWAMERLSRAARRQEVFLRGPLLPAHMAVVWVSAPRSARSARSLETVVAALSRAGVRVVAVSALDSSALLGAARGVSTVDCVDMAVGQAAMVFALAGSDGHWGLGEDALGPLPVPGEPQ, encoded by the coding sequence ATGTCTGTGGATCCAAGGTTTTATGCCCTGTCACTAACCGCTGTGTTCCTTGCCCTGGGCATCGGGCTTCTCATCGGCACTGCCCTTCCCGGTGGGGAGGGGCTGGACCGGCAGCAGGAACAGATCGTGGAGGAACTGGAGCAGAGCTTCAGGGACCTCCGCTCAACCACACTGGCCCAGTCTAGGGAGATGGACAGGATGTCCAGGGCGCTGGAGGCCCAGGAGGCCCTGGGCCAGGCGGTACTGGAAACACTGGTGTCCGGGGCCCTGGAGGGACAGCGAATCCTCATTCTTGAAGTGGGCCACCGCGCCCCGGAGGCCATATCCCGGGCGCTGCAAGCGGCGGGTGCCAGCGTCTCGGCCCAGGCCGTGCTGGAAGCGGAGAACAGCCTGAACGTGAGGGATCTTGGCGAGCTGGTGGAGTCGCTGGCTAACCCCTCCAGGAGGTGGGCCATGGAACGCCTGTCCAGGGCGGCCAGGCGCCAGGAGGTGTTCCTCAGGGGGCCTCTACTCCCAGCGCACATGGCAGTTGTCTGGGTGTCCGCCCCTCGCTCCGCCAGGAGCGCCCGCTCACTGGAAACCGTGGTCGCAGCCCTCTCCAGGGCCGGGGTGCGGGTGGTGGCCGTGTCCGCTCTCGATAGCAGCGCGCTGCTAGGGGCTGCCCGGGGCGTCTCCACGGTGGACTGTGTCGATATGGCAGTGGGGCAGGCCGCCATGGTATTTGCCCTGGCTGGCTCTGACGGTCACTGGGGACTGGGGGAGGACGCCCTGGGGCCACTCCCGGTACCGGGTGAACCACAGTGA
- a CDS encoding 4Fe-4S binding protein: MKTVRKIVQIDEERCDGCGLCIPNCAEGALQIIDGKARLVGDVYCDGLGACLGHCPQDAISIVEREAAEFDEEAVLEHVRKLQVSECQDLACGCPGTAVRTLKRENTSHGVSPDLASELAQWPVQLTLVPAGAPYLKGADLLVAADCAPFAYANFHRDFLKDHAVVVGCPKLDDFRMYRDKLEAIFREARPASITVAHLEVPCCFALRHLVSEALKAAGSNVPVKEVTIGVDGTIKNTIVA; encoded by the coding sequence ATGAAGACGGTGAGAAAGATCGTCCAGATCGATGAGGAAAGGTGCGACGGCTGCGGCCTGTGCATTCCCAACTGCGCCGAGGGGGCTCTGCAAATCATCGACGGCAAGGCCAGGCTCGTAGGCGATGTGTACTGTGATGGTCTCGGGGCGTGCCTGGGGCACTGCCCGCAGGACGCCATATCCATCGTGGAGCGAGAGGCGGCTGAATTCGATGAGGAGGCCGTCCTGGAGCACGTAAGGAAATTACAGGTCAGCGAGTGCCAGGACCTAGCCTGCGGTTGTCCGGGAACTGCCGTTAGGACCCTGAAGCGGGAGAACACATCCCACGGTGTCTCCCCGGACTTGGCTTCGGAGCTGGCTCAGTGGCCAGTGCAGCTCACCCTGGTGCCCGCAGGGGCGCCCTACCTGAAGGGAGCAGACCTCCTGGTTGCGGCGGACTGCGCGCCCTTTGCCTACGCCAACTTCCACAGGGACTTCCTGAAGGATCACGCCGTTGTGGTTGGGTGTCCCAAGCTGGATGACTTCAGGATGTACAGGGATAAGCTGGAGGCCATCTTCCGCGAGGCCCGGCCTGCCAGCATCACCGTGGCCCACTTGGAGGTCCCATGCTGTTTTGCCCTGAGACACCTGGTTTCAGAGGCCCTCAAGGCAGCTGGCAGCAACGTTCCCGTCAAGGAAGTCACCATCGGGGTAGACGGCACTATCAAGAACACTATAGTTGCCTGA
- a CDS encoding 2-oxoacid:acceptor oxidoreductase family protein has translation MTHEVLIAGFGGQGIMAMGTLLAYAGMLEEKNVSWLPSYGPEMRGGTAYCMVVISGEPVTSPLVTEPTAVIVMNNPSLEKFESWVRPGGLLVLNTSLVDLAPERSDIRIIRVPCNEIAEGLGSGKVANMVALGAYIRADSPVKTASVLQSLRMALPERHHRMIPMNEKALVMVAEQAEPSLT, from the coding sequence ATGACGCACGAGGTACTCATAGCGGGCTTTGGCGGCCAGGGTATCATGGCCATGGGCACCCTCCTGGCCTATGCGGGGATGCTGGAGGAAAAGAACGTATCATGGTTGCCCTCTTACGGGCCTGAGATGAGGGGAGGCACGGCCTACTGCATGGTGGTAATCTCCGGCGAGCCCGTTACAAGCCCACTGGTGACAGAGCCCACTGCAGTCATAGTGATGAACAACCCCTCCCTTGAGAAGTTCGAGTCGTGGGTGAGGCCGGGGGGCCTCCTGGTGCTAAACACGTCCCTGGTAGACCTGGCGCCCGAGAGAAGCGATATCAGGATCATACGGGTTCCCTGCAACGAAATAGCGGAGGGCCTGGGTTCAGGGAAGGTCGCCAACATGGTGGCGCTGGGGGCTTACATTAGGGCCGATTCCCCGGTGAAGACAGCCTCTGTACTGCAATCGCTTAGGATGGCTCTTCCGGAGCGACACCATAGGATGATACCCATGAACGAAAAGGCACTGGTCATGGTTGCCGAGCAGGCTGAGCCCAGTCTCACCTAA
- a CDS encoding amidohydrolase family protein: MRIERLLRAGRLVTVSTAGTLRNVGVAIGAGKIMDIGPWEKMKTIHDGAEVLDHSGDTVIPGLVDPHSHNLEYGGGTAWGMGEPAQLAAGTSLLLEALRAGVTTVGENLLGHHVFRRSLEEYERARSILPLNVVFSVGTCVVGTDPITCLSAARPGEPLAREALLDTAMLRELAKASEAPGEHVFLNATPANLPLDLAPHAGSPVFSRADLRLFVESYHVEGRPVGAHIEGPDSLEAFLEMRGDVVHHGHTAPQRLLERMAKTGTSLVATPSGGTRSRPNSPEEIARAVEAGVTVAIASDAVLPFHPEAHWYHLPPHVYSSSHLLAYLASPALRFLAAKGMEENGLLALLTLNGAKILGLSDRLGSIERGKQADLVVAPGIPGLEVLDPAGIRAVYVKGEMVCRSTRPPSLRPETFPPVAVPGP, from the coding sequence TTGCGCATCGAGCGCCTTCTGAGAGCCGGCCGGCTGGTCACCGTGTCCACCGCTGGAACCTTGAGGAACGTGGGCGTAGCCATAGGAGCAGGCAAGATAATGGACATCGGCCCCTGGGAAAAGATGAAGACCATCCACGACGGGGCCGAAGTACTGGACCACAGCGGGGATACGGTGATACCCGGTCTGGTGGACCCCCACTCCCATAACCTGGAGTACGGAGGGGGGACGGCCTGGGGCATGGGGGAACCGGCCCAGCTGGCTGCAGGTACCAGCCTCCTCCTGGAGGCGCTCAGGGCCGGCGTGACCACCGTGGGGGAAAATCTTCTGGGGCACCATGTTTTCAGGCGTTCCCTGGAGGAATACGAGAGGGCCAGGTCGATCCTGCCACTTAACGTGGTGTTTTCCGTGGGAACCTGCGTAGTAGGCACAGACCCCATAACCTGCCTGAGCGCCGCCCGTCCCGGAGAACCGTTGGCCAGGGAAGCCCTACTGGACACCGCAATGCTTAGGGAACTGGCCAAGGCCAGCGAAGCCCCTGGTGAACATGTATTTCTCAACGCAACCCCGGCCAACCTGCCCTTGGATCTGGCTCCCCACGCCGGAAGTCCCGTGTTCTCCAGGGCGGACCTCCGGTTGTTCGTTGAGTCCTATCACGTGGAAGGCCGCCCGGTGGGCGCTCACATCGAGGGACCTGACAGCCTCGAGGCCTTCCTGGAGATGCGAGGAGACGTTGTCCACCACGGGCACACCGCACCCCAAAGGCTCTTGGAGCGGATGGCCAAGACGGGCACCAGTTTGGTGGCAACCCCTTCAGGGGGCACACGAAGCCGCCCCAACTCCCCGGAAGAGATCGCCCGGGCTGTCGAGGCCGGTGTGACAGTGGCCATCGCCTCCGATGCCGTGCTTCCCTTCCACCCCGAGGCCCACTGGTACCACCTACCCCCTCACGTCTACTCCAGTTCTCACCTCCTAGCCTACCTAGCATCACCTGCCCTCAGGTTCCTGGCGGCGAAGGGGATGGAGGAGAACGGTCTCCTCGCGCTCTTGACCTTGAACGGAGCAAAGATCCTCGGTCTCAGCGACAGGCTTGGCAGCATAGAGCGAGGAAAACAGGCGGACCTCGTAGTGGCCCCCGGGATCCCAGGACTGGAGGTCTTGGACCCTGCGGGCATCAGAGCCGTTTATGTAAAGGGGGAGATGGTCTGCCGGTCTACCAGGCCTCCTTCCCTGAGACCTGAAACCTTTCCTCCGGTGGCCGTGCCAGGCCCATGA